A window of Corallococcus macrosporus DSM 14697 contains these coding sequences:
- a CDS encoding 2-oxo acid dehydrogenase subunit E2, giving the protein MRSRMLPVHLDLQPAPPAGAFRKLALGTWRSPGDPSAYAAVELRMERAMAFLDAFRVRTGQRLTVTHLVAKAAADALRRHPEANVLMRWNRPWRRKDVGVCVLVVQPGATGRADLTTATVHRADTLPLGAFAERMASRIDAVRARRDAVIERGKRRSSRIPGFLMGLALRLLSFVWFTLNVDLRWVGMPWDPFGSVAVTSLGSLGLERGYVALVPYTRVPLLLAPGAVRTEPVLEAGELVPGQVMTLTCTWDARLIGVEDVARVLRDIGAALEDPERVWGAASSGGPGAASGAPVG; this is encoded by the coding sequence ATGCGAAGCCGGATGCTGCCCGTGCACCTCGACCTTCAGCCCGCACCACCTGCCGGTGCCTTCCGCAAGCTCGCCCTGGGGACGTGGCGCTCGCCGGGAGACCCCAGCGCCTACGCGGCCGTCGAGCTGCGCATGGAGCGGGCCATGGCCTTTCTCGACGCCTTCCGCGTCCGGACGGGGCAGCGCCTCACGGTGACGCACCTGGTGGCCAAGGCGGCCGCGGACGCGCTGCGGCGCCACCCGGAGGCGAATGTCCTGATGCGGTGGAACCGGCCCTGGCGGCGCAAGGACGTGGGCGTCTGCGTGCTGGTGGTGCAGCCGGGCGCGACGGGCCGCGCGGACCTGACGACAGCCACCGTGCATCGCGCGGACACGCTGCCGCTGGGGGCGTTCGCGGAGCGGATGGCCTCGCGCATCGACGCGGTCCGTGCGCGCCGGGACGCCGTCATCGAGCGGGGCAAGCGGCGCTCGTCTCGCATCCCCGGCTTCCTCATGGGGCTGGCGCTGCGGCTGCTGTCCTTCGTCTGGTTCACGTTGAACGTGGACCTGCGCTGGGTAGGGATGCCGTGGGATCCGTTCGGCTCCGTGGCGGTGACGAGCCTGGGCTCGCTGGGGCTGGAGCGTGGCTACGTGGCCCTGGTGCCGTACACGCGGGTGCCCTTGCTGCTGGCCCCGGGCGCGGTGCGGACCGAGCCGGTGCTGGAGGCGGGCGAGCTGGTGCCCGGACAGGTGATGACGCTCACCTGTACGTGGGATGCCCGGCTCATCGGCGTGGAGGACGTCGCGCGCGTCCTGCGTGACATCGGCGCGGCCTTGGAGGACCCGGAGCGCGTGTGGGGCGCGGCTTCGTCGGGCGGGCCGGGGGCTGCGAGCGGGGCGCCGGTGGGATAA
- a CDS encoding transglycosylase domain-containing protein, which produces MRWKRLLKVTVWLLSLGFVALLAGVECVYRAALAQVRAFPQKVTTPALPESWNRVAWAHREKTATPQVQPAWPTTIVFTMAKLVLRRHQPQSASHDLSPQGFRLATHVARQWSRLLANEHKRLPRLGELALTIWLTRNWSAEELLAFEAHHIWFGRDLFGVSAAAPALLHKDVARLDLADAAFLLVVSAKAWDVECAPDRLRRRRDTLLEELRAVGVVTQMELESARSAPWPLAATASAASCPDY; this is translated from the coding sequence ATGCGCTGGAAACGACTCCTCAAGGTGACAGTGTGGTTGCTGAGCCTCGGGTTTGTGGCGCTGCTGGCCGGCGTGGAGTGCGTCTACCGGGCCGCACTCGCCCAGGTGCGCGCCTTTCCCCAGAAGGTGACGACGCCCGCCTTGCCGGAGTCATGGAACCGGGTGGCGTGGGCGCACCGCGAGAAGACCGCGACGCCACAGGTGCAGCCCGCCTGGCCCACCACCATCGTCTTCACGATGGCCAAGCTCGTGCTCCGCAGGCATCAACCACAGAGCGCGAGTCACGACCTGTCTCCCCAGGGGTTCAGGCTCGCCACTCACGTGGCCCGCCAGTGGTCGCGCCTCCTGGCGAATGAACACAAGAGATTGCCGCGACTCGGGGAGCTGGCCCTGACCATCTGGCTCACGCGAAACTGGAGCGCGGAGGAGTTGCTCGCCTTCGAGGCGCACCACATCTGGTTTGGACGAGACCTGTTCGGTGTGTCCGCCGCGGCGCCTGCGCTGCTGCACAAGGACGTGGCTCGGCTCGACCTCGCAGACGCAGCGTTCCTCCTCGTCGTCTCGGCGAAAGCCTGGGATGTGGAATGTGCACCAGACCGGCTCCGGCGTCGGCGCGACACCCTGCTGGAAGAACTGCGCGCGGTGGGCGTGGTGACGCAGATGGAATTGGAGTCGGCACGCTCGGCGCCCTGGCCCCTGGCCGCCACGGCCAGCGCCGCGTCATGTCCCGACTACTGA
- a CDS encoding M56 family metallopeptidase, translating to MFTDWMSSGLWRASWQGALCAALVWAVSRAWPRLPASLRAGLWWLVALKFVVALGWLPTLALPVLPASVASSVARVEAWWSGASAWRPVAGAKVTAFQAQGSTREGVEAGATQGAVSPPRWAANGVAPDGLQVAVSTRREAARHGEVVSLVAAGPGPSSWMVGAGGLPVTAPREAGRQGDGGGAAHAEGEPGVSLSWGRALAWLLLMVWGAGVLWQMRGQVKSGLAVRRLRRAARPLVHPALEAEVRALSAAAGLRRAPMLLVSETVASPLATGLLSPVVVLPAKAVRLLPMAALRMALAHELAHLRRGDLWLGWVPALMESLFFFHPLARRAAREYALAREEACDAEAIRLTDAEPADYGELILAFGIARAPGSAAALGASSHVDALHRRLSMLEHVDAVSPRIRRVLKVALSAMGVAALVPFQVVAREAGAASGQAPESPASAPAAAQASKPAPSLGAATASPVAKPAPSRGTATASPAAKPAPSRGTAMASPAEKPAPSPGTATASPAAKPAPSRGTATTSPAAKPAPSPAQGERVTETRNERVVVKRGVVVFHPQGVASASPAMPPPTPPAAPTPPNTPAELGAASPLPPLPPTPPAPRIAVASHRHVLGAGPHLAAVPPPPPPAPPAPPMGDPDRGYVLLADGSAMMNGTTVDLELARTFKQKNKEILFVRRKDEAFIIRDPATLKAVREALSSTRELGKAQSALGEKQAALGKQQAALGQKQATLGHEQGGLGRKLGDLAYRQAGLHLEETRLDSLSETERERRRAELKKQDRTLEQEMAALEKQMAGLAEKQGALSKEQGQLSEKQHALHEEQVRLSEQHQARVREAEVKVHDLIDEALRKGLGQPLPT from the coding sequence ATGTTCACCGACTGGATGTCCTCGGGCTTGTGGCGGGCGTCGTGGCAGGGGGCGCTGTGCGCCGCGTTGGTGTGGGCGGTGTCCCGCGCGTGGCCCCGGTTGCCGGCGTCGCTGCGCGCCGGGCTCTGGTGGTTGGTGGCGCTCAAGTTCGTGGTGGCGCTGGGATGGCTGCCCACGCTCGCGCTGCCGGTGCTGCCCGCGTCGGTGGCGTCCAGCGTGGCGCGGGTGGAGGCGTGGTGGAGCGGGGCTTCCGCGTGGCGGCCCGTGGCTGGCGCGAAGGTGACGGCCTTCCAGGCGCAAGGCTCGACACGGGAGGGCGTGGAGGCTGGCGCGACGCAAGGGGCGGTGTCTCCTCCGCGGTGGGCGGCGAACGGCGTTGCGCCTGATGGGCTCCAGGTGGCCGTGTCCACGCGGCGCGAGGCCGCGCGCCATGGCGAGGTGGTGAGCCTCGTGGCGGCGGGGCCCGGGCCTTCCTCCTGGATGGTGGGGGCCGGCGGGCTCCCTGTGACTGCGCCGCGTGAGGCCGGGCGCCAGGGGGACGGGGGCGGTGCCGCGCACGCGGAGGGCGAGCCCGGCGTTTCCCTCTCATGGGGGCGCGCCTTGGCGTGGCTCCTCCTGATGGTGTGGGGCGCCGGGGTGCTGTGGCAGATGCGAGGCCAGGTGAAGAGCGGGCTCGCGGTGCGTCGTCTGCGCCGGGCGGCGCGTCCGCTGGTGCACCCAGCGCTGGAGGCGGAGGTGCGGGCGTTGTCGGCGGCCGCGGGGCTGCGACGCGCGCCAATGCTCCTGGTCTCCGAGACGGTGGCCAGTCCGCTGGCCACGGGGTTGCTGTCGCCGGTGGTGGTCCTGCCCGCGAAGGCCGTGCGGTTGCTGCCCATGGCGGCGCTGCGCATGGCGCTGGCGCACGAACTGGCGCACCTGCGCCGGGGGGACTTGTGGCTTGGCTGGGTGCCCGCGCTGATGGAGTCGCTCTTCTTCTTCCACCCGCTCGCGCGGCGGGCTGCCCGCGAGTACGCGCTGGCTCGCGAGGAGGCGTGTGACGCCGAGGCCATCCGGCTCACGGACGCGGAGCCCGCGGACTACGGCGAGCTGATTCTCGCCTTTGGAATCGCAAGGGCTCCCGGCTCGGCCGCGGCGCTTGGTGCGTCATCTCACGTTGATGCGTTGCACAGGAGGTTGAGCATGCTGGAGCATGTTGATGCCGTTTCCCCTCGAATCCGGCGCGTGTTGAAGGTGGCGCTCTCCGCCATGGGCGTCGCGGCGCTGGTGCCCTTCCAGGTCGTCGCGCGGGAAGCGGGCGCCGCGTCCGGGCAGGCGCCTGAGTCGCCTGCCTCGGCGCCCGCGGCGGCTCAGGCTTCGAAGCCAGCGCCTTCGTTGGGCGCGGCCACGGCGTCTCCTGTCGCGAAGCCCGCGCCTTCGCGGGGCACGGCCACGGCGTCTCCGGCCGCGAAGCCCGCGCCTTCGCGGGGCACGGCCATGGCGTCTCCAGCCGAAAAGCCCGCGCCTTCGCCAGGCACGGCAACGGCGTCTCCGGCCGCGAAGCCCGCGCCTTCGCGGGGCACGGCCACGACGTCTCCAGCCGCGAAGCCCGCGCCGTCTCCGGCTCAGGGCGAGCGCGTCACGGAGACCAGGAACGAGCGCGTCGTGGTGAAGCGGGGCGTGGTCGTGTTCCATCCCCAGGGCGTTGCGAGCGCTTCGCCCGCGATGCCGCCGCCAACGCCGCCCGCCGCGCCGACGCCGCCCAATACACCCGCTGAGCTCGGCGCTGCCTCGCCGCTGCCTCCGCTGCCGCCGACGCCTCCGGCCCCCCGCATCGCGGTCGCCTCGCACCGGCACGTCCTGGGCGCCGGCCCTCACCTCGCCGCGGTTCCTCCTCCTCCGCCGCCGGCTCCGCCCGCGCCACCGATGGGGGACCCGGACCGCGGCTACGTGCTGCTGGCGGATGGGTCGGCGATGATGAACGGCACCACGGTCGACCTTGAGCTGGCGCGCACCTTCAAGCAGAAGAACAAGGAGATTCTCTTTGTCCGCCGCAAGGACGAGGCGTTCATCATCCGCGACCCCGCCACGCTGAAGGCCGTGCGTGAAGCCCTCTCCAGCACGCGCGAGCTGGGCAAGGCGCAAAGCGCGCTGGGGGAGAAGCAGGCCGCCCTGGGCAAGCAGCAGGCCGCGCTCGGCCAGAAGCAGGCCACCCTGGGCCATGAGCAGGGCGGTCTGGGCCGCAAGCTCGGGGACCTGGCCTATCGGCAAGCCGGGCTCCACCTGGAGGAGACGCGGCTGGATTCCTTGTCGGAGACCGAGCGCGAGCGCCGCCGCGCCGAGCTGAAGAAGCAGGACCGCACGCTGGAGCAGGAGATGGCGGCCCTGGAGAAGCAGATGGCGGGGCTCGCCGAGAAGCAGGGCGCCTTGAGCAAGGAGCAGGGCCAGCTCAGCGAGAAGCAGCACGCCCTGCACGAGGAGCAGGTCCGGTTGAGCGAGCAGCATCAGGCGCGCGTGAGGGAGGCGGAGGTGAAGGTGCACGACCTCATCGACGAGGCCCTGCGCAAGGGCCTGGGCCAGCCGCTGCCCACCTGA
- a CDS encoding cyclic-phosphate processing receiver domain-containing protein, whose amino-acid sequence MKVYLDDERATPEGWVRVWWPEEAIALLEAGQVTELSLDHDLGDDAHGTGYDVLLWLEEAVATRGFVPPRVQVHSANSSARQKMALAVARIERFVQERQGS is encoded by the coding sequence ATGAAGGTCTATCTGGACGACGAACGCGCCACGCCCGAGGGTTGGGTCCGGGTGTGGTGGCCCGAAGAGGCCATCGCGCTGCTCGAGGCGGGGCAGGTGACGGAGCTGAGCCTGGACCATGACCTGGGCGACGACGCGCATGGCACCGGGTATGACGTCCTGCTGTGGCTGGAGGAGGCCGTGGCGACCCGTGGCTTCGTGCCGCCACGGGTCCAGGTGCATTCGGCGAACAGCTCGGCTCGGCAGAAGATGGCGTTGGCCGTTGCCCGCATCGAGCGCTTCGTCCAGGAGCGGCAAGGGAGCTGA
- a CDS encoding LysR family transcriptional regulator: MSLDLDSLKIFVKVAELGHFTRAGEQLGMPKARVSLRLKALEAELGCQLIQRSTRVVRLTPEGEELLPRARRLLQEADELSALFQAARGLRGRVRVDLPVNIARELILPRLPELLARHPHLEVLINTTDRRTEPFREGFDCVLRVGSQGAPGLVGRKLGVLRMMNYASPAYLRKYGMPRTLEDLNRHFVVHYSPGLGAEPPSFEYPHEGGYREWPMRNRVTVSSVDAYVAACRAGLGIIQIPRRKSRPGVGEGELVEVLPELTCMPMPVSLLHTYGRSVPRRVRVVMSWLAEQLTDSFEPHPEG, encoded by the coding sequence ATGAGCCTGGACCTCGACTCGCTGAAGATATTCGTGAAGGTGGCCGAGCTGGGCCACTTCACCCGCGCGGGCGAGCAGCTCGGCATGCCCAAGGCGCGGGTGTCCTTGCGGCTGAAGGCGCTGGAGGCGGAGCTGGGCTGCCAGCTCATCCAGCGCTCGACGCGCGTCGTGCGGCTCACCCCGGAGGGAGAGGAGCTGCTCCCCCGGGCCCGGCGGCTGCTGCAGGAGGCGGACGAGCTGAGCGCGCTGTTCCAGGCGGCCCGTGGCCTGCGGGGGCGCGTGCGCGTCGACCTGCCCGTCAACATCGCGCGCGAGCTCATCCTCCCACGCCTGCCGGAGCTGCTCGCGCGGCATCCCCACCTGGAGGTCCTCATCAACACGACGGACCGGCGCACCGAGCCCTTTCGCGAGGGCTTCGACTGCGTGCTGCGCGTGGGCTCGCAGGGGGCCCCGGGGCTCGTGGGGCGCAAGCTCGGCGTCCTGCGGATGATGAACTACGCCAGCCCCGCGTACCTGCGGAAGTACGGCATGCCGCGCACGCTGGAGGATTTGAACCGGCACTTCGTCGTCCACTACTCGCCGGGGCTCGGCGCCGAGCCGCCCTCCTTCGAGTACCCCCACGAAGGCGGCTACCGCGAGTGGCCCATGCGCAACAGGGTGACGGTCAGCAGCGTCGACGCCTACGTCGCGGCCTGCCGGGCGGGGCTCGGCATCATCCAGATTCCCAGGCGCAAGTCGCGCCCCGGCGTGGGTGAAGGCGAGCTCGTCGAGGTGCTGCCGGAGCTCACCTGCATGCCCATGCCCGTCTCACTGCTGCACACCTACGGCCGGAGCGTGCCCCGCCGGGTGCGCGTGGTGATGAGCTGGCTCGCCGAGCAGCTCACGGACTCCTTCGAGCCGCACCCGGAGGGCTGA
- a CDS encoding carboxypeptidase-like regulatory domain-containing protein, producing MEGKKAPRLVGALLPTLLASSATANPGSAALGTVTDARSGQPVADVVVTASAGAREHTAVTGHDGGYRLAGLPPGGYTLRLRTRALRAPHRLPSIREGRSPRVNVAAGTPRDSHAARAPPLTTREARCSEMSGVFGTASSEPLSGTAPHAHVGPLWWRSRSRLPSLA from the coding sequence ATGGAGGGGAAGAAGGCGCCGCGACTCGTTGGAGCCCTGCTGCCCACGCTGCTGGCGTCCAGCGCGACGGCGAATCCTGGGAGTGCCGCTCTGGGCACCGTCACCGATGCCCGATCCGGACAACCCGTCGCGGACGTCGTCGTGACCGCGAGCGCGGGGGCCCGTGAGCACACCGCGGTGACGGGGCACGACGGCGGATACCGGCTCGCCGGACTGCCTCCCGGTGGCTACACGCTGCGGCTTCGAACGCGAGCTCTTCGAGCCCCACACCGTCTCCCCTCCATCCGCGAGGGACGCTCACCGCGCGTCAACGTCGCGGCTGGGACGCCACGCGATTCGCATGCCGCGCGGGCCCCTCCCCTGACCACCCGTGAGGCTCGCTGTTCGGAAATGTCGGGGGTTTTCGGTACAGCGAGCTCCGAACCTCTGTCCGGGACCGCCCCCCACGCACACGTCGGTCCGCTTTGGTGGCGCAGTCGTTCGCGGCTGCCATCGTTGGCGTGA
- a CDS encoding TipAS antibiotic-recognition domain-containing protein, with the protein MSEKHYTPEQLQQLKARREALGEEALRAVEAEWPQLIARVRAEMDKGTDPTSEPVRALAVRWRELLTAFTGGDPGIERALNATHQQEPEVAARHGLDPKLFEYIGRAMACLEGPA; encoded by the coding sequence ATGTCCGAGAAGCACTACACGCCGGAGCAGCTCCAGCAGTTGAAGGCTCGTCGCGAGGCCCTGGGCGAGGAGGCCCTTCGCGCGGTCGAGGCCGAATGGCCCCAGCTCATCGCTCGGGTCCGCGCGGAGATGGACAAGGGCACGGACCCCACGAGCGAGCCGGTGCGTGCGCTGGCCGTGCGCTGGCGTGAGCTCTTGACGGCCTTCACGGGCGGTGACCCGGGTATCGAGCGGGCGCTGAACGCGACCCACCAGCAGGAGCCCGAGGTCGCGGCGCGGCACGGGCTGGACCCGAAGCTCTTTGAGTACATCGGCCGGGCGATGGCTTGCCTCGAGGGGCCGGCGTAG
- a CDS encoding tetratricopeptide repeat protein, which produces MSSTHAREGGRSLQMGRPQDAVKSFQMGLSIDPGDVDCLLGLVRVHLSTGAAADAEAAVLRLLKVKPDHTEAQAHLAMLRAQAGHPEALESLRALAAAPTAGYFERFNLGALLFERGDLMGARAAFESVLQVSPDSTHAHFELGRIRLQQGEPDGAVSHFLRAAQGAPQQPMPLLMLSRAHAACGQLGLAIQAATQALEKAQGGLQRAVLEDLFKLYLSGGSSDGARRVAQELRQLEPSSLNYIYLHGLALMSAGSFAEAKELFAEVLRQAPGSWQAQHALAQMHLALGERDSALKLLEAASASVPTDPGPTNDLAVVLMQENGHARVPALLAPVLAAHPNDAGTHLNMALGNAPSDKVAAAHHARQALALGADDVRAQAEQLLKQLGA; this is translated from the coding sequence ATGTCATCGACGCATGCACGGGAAGGGGGGCGCTCCCTCCAGATGGGACGGCCCCAGGACGCGGTGAAGAGCTTTCAGATGGGGCTCTCCATCGACCCAGGCGACGTGGACTGCCTCCTGGGCCTCGTGCGTGTGCACCTGAGCACCGGCGCCGCGGCGGACGCGGAGGCCGCGGTGCTTCGCCTGTTGAAGGTGAAGCCGGACCACACGGAGGCGCAGGCGCACCTCGCCATGCTCCGTGCCCAGGCGGGCCACCCCGAGGCGCTGGAGTCCCTGCGGGCCCTGGCCGCCGCGCCCACCGCCGGCTACTTCGAGCGCTTCAACCTGGGCGCGCTGCTGTTCGAGCGGGGCGACTTGATGGGCGCGCGCGCCGCCTTCGAGTCCGTGCTCCAGGTGTCACCCGACAGCACCCACGCCCACTTCGAGCTGGGGCGCATCCGCCTCCAGCAGGGCGAGCCCGACGGCGCGGTGTCCCACTTCCTGCGCGCCGCCCAGGGGGCTCCCCAGCAGCCCATGCCGCTGCTGATGCTGTCGCGAGCGCATGCCGCCTGTGGCCAGCTCGGGTTGGCCATCCAGGCGGCCACGCAGGCCCTGGAGAAGGCCCAGGGCGGGCTCCAGCGCGCGGTGCTGGAGGACCTCTTCAAGCTGTACCTCTCCGGCGGCAGCTCGGATGGCGCCAGGCGCGTGGCGCAGGAGCTGCGCCAACTGGAGCCCTCCAGCCTCAACTACATCTACCTGCACGGCCTGGCGCTGATGAGCGCGGGCTCCTTCGCCGAGGCCAAGGAGCTCTTCGCCGAGGTGCTGCGCCAGGCCCCCGGGAGCTGGCAGGCCCAGCACGCGCTGGCGCAGATGCACCTCGCGCTGGGCGAGCGCGACTCCGCCTTGAAGCTGCTGGAAGCGGCGTCGGCGTCGGTGCCGACGGACCCCGGTCCCACCAATGACCTGGCCGTGGTGCTGATGCAGGAGAACGGACACGCGCGTGTCCCGGCGCTGCTGGCGCCGGTGTTGGCCGCGCACCCGAATGACGCCGGCACGCACCTCAACATGGCGCTGGGGAACGCCCCCTCGGACAAGGTGGCCGCCGCGCACCACGCGCGACAGGCGCTCGCGCTGGGCGCCGACGACGTGCGCGCGCAGGCGGAGCAACTGCTGAAGCAGCTTGGCGCCTGA
- a CDS encoding PQQ-dependent sugar dehydrogenase: protein MRTSLPLLSALVVLTVSASACRRSQAQGTASPKDCILVEDGWGADGAVPFDVEVVARGLETPWGIAWLPGGDALVTERPGRIRLLKAGALQPQPVATVPVADAAEGGLLGIAAHPDFAQNRQFYIYVTTDAGGTEENRIERWTLSDDHTSAARDRVIFGGIASATYHDGGRLRFGADGMLYAGTGDARDPDRSQNANDPAGKLLRLTPDGAVPQDNPIPGSPAFLTGIRNLQAFDWRDASTLYVVDHGPSGETLRRGHDEVSVARRGDNLGWPGIYSCETRQGQITPSITYEDALPPGGAAIYTGTAIPEWKGSLLIGTLGSRHLQRVEFAPDSNRVAKHEVYLRDTHGRLREVIMGPDGHLYVTTSNCDGRGDCGPDKDLILRLKR, encoded by the coding sequence ATGCGCACCTCTCTCCCGCTGCTCTCGGCCCTCGTGGTGCTCACCGTCTCCGCCTCCGCCTGCCGCAGGAGCCAGGCGCAAGGCACCGCCTCCCCCAAGGACTGCATCCTCGTGGAGGACGGCTGGGGCGCCGACGGCGCCGTACCCTTCGACGTCGAGGTGGTGGCGCGCGGACTGGAGACGCCGTGGGGCATCGCGTGGCTGCCCGGCGGTGACGCGCTCGTCACCGAGCGCCCGGGCCGCATCCGCCTGCTCAAGGCGGGCGCCCTCCAGCCCCAGCCCGTGGCGACGGTGCCGGTGGCGGACGCCGCGGAGGGAGGCCTGCTCGGCATCGCGGCCCACCCGGACTTCGCGCAGAACCGCCAGTTCTACATCTACGTCACCACCGACGCGGGCGGCACCGAGGAGAACCGCATCGAGCGGTGGACGCTGTCGGATGACCACACCTCCGCGGCGCGCGACCGCGTCATCTTCGGCGGCATCGCCTCCGCCACGTACCATGACGGCGGGCGCCTGCGCTTCGGCGCGGACGGCATGTTGTACGCGGGCACCGGCGACGCGAGAGACCCGGACCGCTCGCAGAACGCGAACGACCCGGCCGGCAAGCTGCTGCGCCTCACGCCGGACGGCGCGGTGCCGCAGGACAACCCCATCCCCGGCTCGCCCGCGTTCCTCACGGGCATCCGCAACCTCCAGGCCTTCGACTGGCGGGACGCCTCCACGCTGTACGTGGTGGACCACGGCCCCAGCGGGGAGACGCTGCGCCGGGGCCATGACGAGGTGAGCGTCGCCCGGCGCGGGGACAACCTGGGCTGGCCCGGCATCTACTCGTGCGAGACGCGCCAGGGGCAAATCACCCCGTCCATCACCTACGAGGACGCCCTGCCACCGGGCGGCGCAGCCATCTACACCGGCACGGCCATCCCCGAATGGAAGGGCTCGCTGCTCATCGGCACGCTGGGCTCGCGCCACCTCCAGCGCGTGGAGTTCGCGCCCGACTCGAACCGCGTGGCGAAGCATGAAGTGTATCTGCGCGACACGCACGGCCGGCTGCGCGAGGTCATCATGGGGCCGGACGGCCACCTCTACGTCACCACCAGCAACTGCGACGGGCGCGGCGACTGCGGGCCGGACAAGGACCTCATCCTCCGCCTGAAGCGCTGA
- a CDS encoding DUF1684 domain-containing protein, producing MTPFALALSLALHAAPASQAAPRTMPKTATPAANDLQTSTRAWHEQRIQRLQAEDGWLTLVGLFWLKEGEQTAGSAPENDLDFPEGTPAKLGTFTRQGTTARFQPAPGVTLTRDGQPFTGGALQSDAQGAPDVLKLGTVSFQLILRGDKLGVRVRDSSAPARKQFHGIPTYQASPAWRVEARFEPAQTPRMVSVPNVLGTLEEMKAPGTLVFTMNGKEHRLTPVEDGADGLFIIFADETNRDATYGAGRFLSAEKPKDGRVVLDFNRAYNPPCAFTKFATCPLPPRQNRLATRVEAGEKRYADH from the coding sequence ATGACGCCCTTCGCCCTGGCCCTGTCTCTCGCCCTCCATGCCGCGCCGGCCTCCCAAGCGGCGCCCCGGACCATGCCCAAGACCGCCACTCCCGCCGCCAATGACTTGCAGACGTCCACCCGCGCCTGGCACGAGCAGCGCATCCAGCGGCTCCAGGCGGAGGACGGTTGGCTCACCCTCGTGGGCCTGTTCTGGCTCAAGGAAGGCGAGCAGACCGCGGGCTCCGCGCCCGAGAACGACCTGGACTTCCCGGAGGGCACGCCCGCGAAGCTGGGCACCTTCACGCGGCAGGGCACCACCGCCCGCTTCCAGCCCGCGCCCGGCGTCACCCTCACCCGCGACGGCCAGCCCTTCACGGGCGGCGCGCTTCAGTCGGACGCGCAGGGCGCGCCGGACGTGCTCAAGCTCGGCACCGTCAGCTTCCAGCTCATCCTCCGCGGCGACAAGCTGGGGGTCCGCGTGCGGGACTCCAGCGCACCAGCGCGCAAGCAGTTCCACGGCATCCCCACGTATCAGGCGAGCCCCGCCTGGCGCGTCGAGGCGCGCTTCGAGCCCGCGCAGACGCCTCGCATGGTGAGCGTCCCCAACGTGCTGGGGACTCTCGAGGAAATGAAGGCGCCCGGCACGCTCGTCTTCACGATGAATGGCAAGGAGCACCGGCTGACGCCCGTGGAGGATGGCGCGGACGGGCTCTTCATCATCTTCGCGGATGAGACGAACCGGGACGCGACCTACGGCGCGGGCCGCTTCCTCTCCGCGGAGAAGCCGAAGGACGGGCGCGTCGTGCTCGACTTCAACCGCGCCTACAACCCGCCCTGCGCGTTCACGAAGTTCGCCACCTGCCCGCTGCCTCCGCGTCAAAACCGGCTCGCCACGCGCGTGGAGGCGGGTGAGAAGCGCTACGCGGACCACTGA
- a CDS encoding SDR family NAD(P)-dependent oxidoreductase, which translates to MPTSKNMPVALITGGSRGLGKNMALKLAARGTGVILTYRTGADEAADVVKQIEAAGGKAVALPLDVGDTRGFGAFVEAVRAELGRHFGRERLDFLVNNAGMGIHASFAETTEAQFDALMNVHLKGTFFLTQRLLPVLADGGRILNVSSGLARFTFPGYATYATMKAGVEALTRYLAKELGPRRISVNVLAPGATATDFGGGVVRDNAALNKMLAAQIAFGRVGEADDIGDAVAMLLSPEGAWVTGQRIEASGGMML; encoded by the coding sequence ATGCCCACCTCGAAGAACATGCCCGTGGCGCTCATCACGGGGGGAAGCCGTGGACTGGGGAAGAACATGGCGCTCAAGCTGGCGGCCCGGGGCACCGGCGTCATCCTGACGTACCGCACCGGCGCGGATGAAGCGGCCGACGTCGTGAAGCAGATTGAAGCGGCGGGCGGCAAGGCGGTGGCGCTCCCGCTCGACGTGGGAGACACGCGCGGCTTCGGCGCCTTCGTGGAGGCGGTGCGCGCGGAGCTGGGCCGTCACTTCGGGCGCGAGCGCCTGGACTTCCTGGTGAACAACGCGGGCATGGGCATCCACGCCAGCTTCGCGGAGACGACCGAGGCCCAGTTCGACGCGTTGATGAACGTCCACCTCAAGGGGACCTTCTTCCTCACCCAGCGGCTGCTGCCGGTGCTGGCGGATGGCGGGCGCATCCTGAACGTCTCCAGCGGGCTCGCGCGCTTCACCTTCCCCGGCTACGCCACCTACGCGACGATGAAGGCGGGCGTGGAGGCGCTCACCCGGTACCTGGCGAAGGAGCTGGGGCCCCGGCGCATCTCCGTCAACGTGCTCGCGCCCGGAGCGACGGCGACGGACTTCGGGGGCGGCGTCGTGCGCGACAACGCGGCGCTGAACAAGATGCTGGCCGCCCAGATTGCGTTCGGCCGCGTGGGCGAGGCGGACGACATCGGTGACGCCGTCGCCATGCTGTTGTCCCCGGAGGGCGCGTGGGTGACGGGCCAGCGCATCGAGGCCTCGGGCGGGATGATGCTCTGA